The following are encoded in a window of Kitasatospora sp. NBC_01250 genomic DNA:
- a CDS encoding acetamidase/formamidase family protein, which produces MTDPRVLTVRPSPEQYAWTFGGARPLATVAPGTVLDLFTEDCFGGQVTSEKTLVSEVCRFPFLNPQTGPFFVEGAEPGDTLALHFVSIEPARDWAASTTVPLFGALTSTHTTATLQEPLPERVWIWQLDRAERSCLFTAREGDLRLKLPMDPMHGTVGVAPANLEVRSALVPDAHGGNLDTPEMRAGVTCYLGVNVPGALFSLGDGHARQGEGETCGVAVECAMHTVVVVELLKGVATPWPRLESDTHLISTGSARPLEDAFRIAQLDLVQWLVRDYGFAAMDAYQFLSQAVESPLANVCDTNYTAVAKVRKEWLPAPAGPAHGGLHEHLRSAAPQGPLG; this is translated from the coding sequence GTGACCGACCCCCGTGTCCTGACCGTGCGCCCCTCCCCCGAGCAGTACGCCTGGACCTTCGGCGGCGCCCGGCCGCTGGCCACCGTCGCGCCCGGCACCGTGCTGGACCTGTTCACCGAGGACTGCTTCGGCGGCCAGGTCACCTCGGAGAAGACCCTGGTCTCCGAGGTCTGCCGGTTCCCGTTCCTCAACCCGCAGACGGGCCCGTTCTTCGTCGAGGGCGCCGAGCCCGGCGACACCCTGGCACTGCACTTCGTGTCGATCGAGCCGGCCCGCGACTGGGCCGCCTCCACCACCGTGCCGCTGTTCGGCGCGCTCACCTCCACCCACACCACCGCGACACTGCAGGAACCGCTGCCCGAGCGGGTCTGGATCTGGCAGCTCGACCGCGCCGAGCGCAGCTGCCTGTTCACCGCCCGCGAGGGCGACCTGCGGCTCAAGCTGCCGATGGACCCGATGCACGGCACGGTCGGGGTCGCCCCGGCCAACCTGGAGGTGCGCTCCGCGCTGGTCCCCGACGCGCACGGCGGCAACCTGGACACCCCGGAGATGCGCGCCGGCGTCACCTGCTACCTCGGGGTCAACGTGCCCGGCGCGCTGTTCAGCCTCGGCGACGGCCATGCCCGCCAGGGCGAGGGCGAGACCTGCGGGGTGGCGGTGGAGTGCGCGATGCACACGGTGGTCGTGGTGGAACTGCTCAAGGGTGTGGCCACGCCCTGGCCCCGGCTGGAGTCGGACACCCACCTGATCTCCACCGGCTCCGCCCGCCCGCTGGAGGACGCCTTCCGGATCGCCCAACTCGACCTGGTGCAGTGGCTGGTGCGCGACTACGGCTTCGCGGCCATGGACGCCTACCAGTTCCTCTCCCAGGCGGTGGAGTCACCACTGGCCAATGTCTGCGACACCAACTACACCGCCGTCGCGAAGGTGCGCAAGGAGTGGCTGCCGGCCCCGGCCGGACCGGCCCACGGCGGCCTGCACGAACACCTGCGCAGCGCCGCGCCGCAGGGCCCGCTCGGCTGA
- a CDS encoding GNAT family N-acetyltransferase: MSSDVRNNPDRSRFEITEDGALAGFAEYFRHENEIAFIHTEVDPAFAGRGLAGRLARAALDAAREQGADVLPYCPFIRDWLTKHPDYVDLVPEAQRTRFGL; encoded by the coding sequence ATGAGCAGCGACGTCAGGAACAACCCCGACCGGTCGCGGTTCGAGATCACCGAGGACGGTGCACTCGCGGGCTTCGCCGAGTACTTCCGGCACGAGAACGAGATCGCCTTCATCCACACCGAGGTCGACCCCGCCTTCGCGGGCCGCGGACTCGCCGGCCGACTGGCCCGCGCCGCACTCGACGCCGCCCGGGAGCAGGGCGCCGACGTGCTCCCCTACTGCCCCTTCATCCGCGACTGGCTGACCAAGCACCCCGACTACGTCGACCTGGTGCCCGAGGCCCAGCGCACCCGCTTCGGCCTCTGA
- a CDS encoding phosphocholine-specific phospholipase C, whose translation MSPVTRRTFLGSAAALGAAVGLDSLPGVAPRAAAATTGTISDVKHVVVLMQENRSFDHYFGSMKGVRGFGDRSTIQLAGGNSVFNQPNGSGRQYPWQLSATNTWWWGSSGELLAQCDGSLDHSWSTQHQAWNNGKMDSWIAAKGSNRTMGYMTRSDIPFHYALADAYTICDAYHCSILSATGPNRTYLWSGMIDPNGTAGGAAYDGGSESGLHWQTYAEALQNAGVSWKVYQNASDNFGDNGLAYFNQFTSAASSSPLSQRGMGSVPSTGSTPDDIAAAIKADALAGTLPQVSWVVSNQLFSEHPDGPPENGAHFVNLVLQALAADPTTFNSTALFLNYDENDGFFDHVPPPVAPAGTADEFYSGTNIGLGFRVPMIIASPWTRGGYVDSQVYDHTSVIRFLETWTAALGTPATCPNISTWRRQVCGDLTGAFDFANPVYGLPALPDTSATISQATANTQINPGPSNNAMPGQESGTKPARALPYQPNAWVDHIEYDANNQIRLWIDLANQGPQATAYAHYSVYANAYRTDGPWQYTVAPYNAASRTDGSASEAFDIGANYGNGQYDLTVVGPNRFLRRFTGNATTAGKSAEATTSYAPAPDTGKPAVWFAMTNSGSSSATFTITSNNYRGGVWTYQVATGATVTDFFNAVTVAQGWYDFTVTVSSDSSWSRRAVGHLETGTVSISG comes from the coding sequence GTGTCGCCCGTGACCCGTCGTACCTTCCTCGGTTCCGCCGCCGCGCTCGGCGCGGCCGTGGGGCTGGACTCCCTGCCCGGCGTCGCGCCCCGCGCGGCCGCCGCGACCACGGGGACGATCAGCGATGTCAAGCACGTCGTCGTGCTGATGCAGGAGAACCGCAGCTTCGACCACTACTTCGGGTCGATGAAGGGCGTGCGCGGCTTCGGCGACCGGTCGACGATCCAGCTCGCGGGCGGCAACAGCGTCTTCAACCAGCCCAACGGCAGCGGCCGGCAGTACCCGTGGCAGCTGAGCGCCACCAACACCTGGTGGTGGGGCAGCAGCGGCGAGCTGCTGGCCCAGTGCGACGGCTCGCTCGACCACTCCTGGTCCACCCAGCACCAGGCGTGGAACAACGGGAAGATGGACTCCTGGATCGCCGCCAAGGGTTCGAACAGAACCATGGGCTACATGACCCGCTCGGACATCCCGTTCCACTACGCGCTGGCCGACGCCTACACCATCTGCGACGCGTACCACTGCTCGATCCTGTCCGCCACCGGCCCCAACCGCACCTACCTGTGGTCCGGCATGATCGACCCGAACGGCACCGCGGGCGGCGCGGCCTACGACGGCGGCAGCGAGAGCGGCCTGCACTGGCAGACCTACGCCGAGGCCCTGCAGAACGCCGGGGTGAGCTGGAAGGTCTACCAGAACGCCAGCGACAACTTCGGCGACAACGGCCTCGCCTACTTCAACCAGTTCACCAGTGCGGCCAGTTCGAGCCCGCTGAGCCAGCGCGGCATGGGCTCGGTGCCCAGCACCGGCTCGACGCCGGACGACATCGCGGCGGCGATCAAGGCCGACGCGCTCGCGGGCACGCTGCCCCAGGTCTCCTGGGTGGTGTCCAACCAGCTCTTCTCCGAGCACCCCGACGGCCCGCCGGAGAACGGGGCGCACTTCGTCAACCTCGTGCTGCAGGCGCTCGCGGCGGACCCCACCACCTTCAACTCCACCGCCCTGTTCCTCAACTACGACGAGAACGACGGCTTCTTCGACCACGTGCCGCCGCCGGTCGCCCCCGCCGGGACCGCGGACGAGTTCTACTCCGGCACCAACATCGGCCTCGGCTTCCGGGTGCCGATGATCATCGCCTCGCCGTGGACCCGCGGCGGCTACGTGGACTCCCAGGTCTACGACCACACCAGCGTCATCCGCTTCCTGGAGACCTGGACCGCCGCGCTGGGCACCCCGGCCACCTGCCCGAACATCAGCACCTGGCGCCGCCAGGTCTGCGGCGACCTCACCGGCGCCTTCGACTTCGCCAACCCGGTCTACGGGCTCCCCGCACTGCCCGACACCAGCGCCACCATCAGCCAGGCCACGGCGAACACGCAGATCAACCCGGGCCCGAGCAACAACGCCATGCCCGGCCAGGAGAGCGGCACCAAGCCCGCCCGCGCGCTCCCCTACCAGCCCAACGCCTGGGTCGACCACATCGAGTACGACGCGAACAACCAGATCCGGCTCTGGATCGACCTCGCCAACCAGGGCCCGCAGGCCACCGCCTACGCGCACTACTCGGTCTACGCCAACGCCTACCGCACGGACGGCCCCTGGCAGTACACGGTCGCCCCCTACAACGCCGCCTCCCGCACCGACGGCAGCGCCAGCGAGGCCTTCGACATCGGCGCGAACTACGGCAACGGCCAGTACGACCTCACCGTCGTGGGCCCCAACCGCTTCCTGCGCCGCTTCACCGGCAACGCCACCACCGCGGGCAAGAGCGCCGAGGCCACCACCTCCTACGCACCGGCGCCGGACACCGGGAAGCCGGCGGTCTGGTTCGCGATGACCAACTCCGGTTCCAGCAGCGCCACGTTCACCATCACCTCGAACAACTACCGCGGCGGCGTGTGGACGTACCAGGTCGCCACCGGTGCCACCGTCACGGACTTCTTCAACGCCGTGACCGTCGCCCAGGGCTGGTACGACTTCACCGTCACCGTCAGCAGCGACAGCAGCTGGTCCCGCCGGGCCGTCGGCCACCTGGAGACCGGCACGGTGAGCATCAGCGGCTGA